GTCCTCGATGTGCGAGTCCTCGGTCGGGCGGCCGGTCGCCTTCCAGTACAGGTCCAGGTTCTCGCGCCCGGTGAGGTGCGGCAGGAAGCCCGCGCCCTCCACGAAGGCCCCGACCCGCGACAGCACCGGCGAGCCCGGCTGGATGGCGTGCCCGAAGACCCTGATGTCGCCGCCGTCGGGCGTGATGAGCCCCATCAGCATGCGCAGGGTGGTGGTCTTGCCCGCGCCGTTGGGGCCGAGCAGGCCGAGGACCTGGCCCTTCTCGACCCGGAAGGAGAGGTCGCGGACCGCGTACCGGTCGGACGACTTGGAGTACTTCTTCGCCAGGTCGGTGATCTGCAGCGGCACTTCCGCCAGTTCGGGGTCCGGCGCGGGGACCGACTTCCTCCGCGTGACCAGCAGCCCTGCGGCGATCAGCGCCGCCAGCGCGGGCAGCCCCCAGACCCACCACGGCAGCGGGGCGGCCGCCGTCTTCACGGCCGGGTCGGTGGGCACGCTCAGCCCGCCGCTCCCTTCGAGGCCGATGGTGTACGTCGCCGGGGCGGCCGGGGATGCGTACCCGAGGTCGGTCGAGGCGAGCACCAGCCGCAGCCGGTGCCCCGCGTCGACCTGGTGGTCGACGGCGGGCAGCGTCAGCTCGACCGACTTGCCCGCGGCGGTCCCGGTGATCCGCACCGGTGCCACCAGCTGGCTGGGCAGCACCTGTTGCTTCCCGTCGGGCCCGACGTCGTACACCTTCCCGAAGAGCACCGTCTCGTCGCTGCCCTCGGACTTCACCTTCACCTTGACGGTCGGCGTGCCCGTGATCCGCAGGTTCTGCTTCAGCGGCGCCGAGTCGAAGCGCGCGTACTGACCGGGGAAGTCGAGGGAGAGGCCGACGCCGAGCCCGGAGAGCTGCGACAGCGCGCCCACACCCGGCACGGCGGAGATCGCGGGCGGGTTGGCGCCCGCAGGGTTCTCGACGGTCTGTTCGCGGCCGGTGAGCGCGATCGTACGGTCGCCGGAGACCAGCCCCGGGTAGCTGCCGGAGCTCGCGCCCCTCAACTGGGCCGCCCCGTCGGTCGAACTGATCCCGCCCGTGCGCGTCACCCGGAAGGCAGGGCCCGTGTCGACGCCCTTGTCCCCCTTCAGATAGCGCCCGAACCAGTTCGAGATCCGCCCGTCGATACGGCCGGTCTCGCGGTCCCCTCCGTCGTGGCCGCCCGCGATCCAGTCCACGGCCACGGGTGCGCCGTTCGCCTTGATCGCCTTCGTCGCGGCGTCCGCCTGACCCAGCGGGAAGAGGGAGTCGGTCTGGCCCTGCACGATCAGCGCGGGCACCTTGATCCTGCTGCCCACCGCCGAGGGGCTGCGCGCTTCCAGCAGTGCGGTCGCCGCGGCGTCCGGCTTTCCGGCCACCGCGACCCGCTGGTACATCTCGCAGAGCTGCTTCTCGAAGTGCGAGCAGCCGCCGCCGCTGTTGATGAAGATCCCGGCCCAGAGCTTCTTGAAGACGCCGTCGGGGAAGAGTGAGTCGGCAAGGTTCCAGTACGTGATCTGCGGGGCGATGGCGTCGACCCGCCCGTCGTACCCCGCCGCGAGGAGTGAGATCGCCCCTCCGTACGACGCCCCCGTGACGCCAACGCGCGGGTCCCCTGCCTTGTCCAGCTGGACCTCCGGTCGCTTCGCCAGCCAGTCGATCAGCCGTGAGACGTCCTTGACCTCGCCGTTCGGATCGTTCAGGCCGATCTTGCCGGTCGACTTGCCGAAGCCGCGCGCGGACCAGGTCAGGACCGCGTACCCGTCCCGTGCGAGCTTCTCGGCCTGCCCCTTCACCTCGTCCTTCGACCCGCCGAACCCGTGTCCGATCAGCACGGCGGGACGCCGCCCGGAACCGCCCTCGGTGAAGTACGAGGTGTCGAGCGAGACCCCGTCCACCGCCATGGTCCGGTCCTCGCGGTGCACGGGCGCAGGCCCGTCGGAGGCGACGGCCGTCCACGTCCCCGCCCCCACCAGGACGGCGATCGCGGCGACAGCGCCGGTGAAAACCCGGCTGCGCCTGCTGCGAGGCTTGCGTAGCTTCATGACTGCAACCCTAAGCGGCAGGTCTGACACCCGAAGCTGCCACCAGGTGGAACTCTCGGTAGCACCCGGGGAGTACGCGGCCGACGCCCCGTACCGCAGCAGGAGTAGAGAGGCGGCGCCCATGCCGGACCATCTGGAGATCCGCCGCGCGAGCGACCCCGCCGAACTCCTCGCCGCCCAGCACCTCTTCGACGGCCCGGTCCGCCGCGAGTGGTCGGAGCGCTTCCTGGCGGACCCCGGCCATCTGATGCTCCTCGCGTACGTCGAGGGGGCGCCGGCCGGTTTCATCACGGGCATCGAGATGCTCCACCCCGACAAGGGGTCCGAGATGTGCCTGTACGAACTGGCGGTGGACGAGCCGTACCGCAGACGCGGGATCGCCAGTGAGCTCGTCGCGACGCTGGCGGCGGTGGCGCGCGACCGCGGCTGCTACGACATGTGGGTCCCGGTAGACGCCGACAACGAGGTGGCGCTGGCGCTGTACCGGGCGACGGGGGCGGGGACAGAGGAAGCGGTCGCGGTGCTGACCTGGACCTGGGACTGAACCGTCGCCGCCCCTACGATCATGCCCATGCCTTCAGCCCTGGTCCTGATCGACCTGATGCCGCGCATCGTCGCCCTCCCTCTGGCCCCGCACACCGGCGAGGAGGTGCTGGCGCGCTCCCTGCTCCTGGCGGACGCGTTCCGGGCGGACGGCCGGCCAGTGGTGCTGGTCCGGGTGGACCGCCCGAACGTCGCCGAGCAGCCGCCGGGCAGCGGCTTCGCCGAGGGCCTCGTACGGCCCGGCGACATCGAGATCGTCAAGCGCACGGTGGGCGCGTTCCACGGGACGGACCTGGACGGGGAGTTGCGCAGGCGCGGGGTGGACACGCTGGTGCTGGCGGGGCTGGTCACCACGATGGGCGTGGAGTCCACGGCGCGGGCGGCGAGCGACCACGGCTACGAGCTGGAGTTCGTGGCCGATGCGATGTCCGCCTTCGCGGCGGACGAGCACGACTTCGCGGTGGAGCGGATCTTCCCCCGGTTCGGTGAGGTCAGGAACGCGTCGGCGTACCTCTGAGGCCAGCCGATCAGGTCACTCGCCCTCGCCTTCCACCAGGATCCGCGCGTAGTTCCCCAACGACCGCTGATAACGCGGCAGATGGGGTGCGAGTGCACGGAGTGCGAGCGACACGGCTTCGCGCTCGCGGCCCACGTCGGTCAGGGCCAATGCGAGGAATCCCCTTACGGCATCATCGAGTTCGTCGCTCCCGGCGTCCGCCTCGGCGGTGAGCAGGGTGACGCTCTCCTCCGACCGCCCCAGATTCCGCAGCGAACTGGCCATCTGGATCACGGCACGTCGCCGCCGTATCCCGGGCAGCCCGGCCTCCAGTGCCTCCTTGTACAGCGGCACGGCAAGGTCGGAATGCCCGGTCGAATCGAGCGCTGCCGCGCGCTCGAAGATCCCGATCGGGCTTCCTTCGGGCAGTTCGGCGACGAGCTTGTCGATGGCGGCCCGGAAATCGTTGTCCTCGTACGAGTCGATGGACGCGTAGGCGTCCACGATGCGCTGCTCCCAGTCAGAGTTCATGGTCACACCTTAGGGAGCGGACGCGTCCGCCCGGAGGTTCATGAGGCCGGCCGCGGTGGGGCGGAAACCGCACGCGGCGTAGAACGGCTCCAGCTCCGGCTCGTAGTCGACGTGCAGCCACTCCGCGCCCCGCGCCCGCGCCTCGGCCGCTGCCGCGCGCACCAGGCGGACCCCCAGGCCTCGTCGGCCCTCCTCCGGGTGGACCGTCGTGTCCAGGATGAAGGCGTGCGCCCCGCCGTCGCCGACCACGTTGACGTACCCCACCAGGCGATCACCCCTGTGCGCCGCGATCCAGACAAGGCTCCGGGCCAGCAACGGTGCGAAGGCCGTCGGGCGGTGGTCCGGCCAGGCGGCGGTGAAGAGGGTGTTCAGGGCTTCGTCCGTGAGTGCGGGGCTCACCGAGAGGGTCGGGGTGTTGGTCGTCATGCGGCGAGACTGCCTCGCCTCGCGGGGCGTTCCGGCGGCGGCTTCAGCTTGGGCCAGCGTTCTCGTACGCGGTCGTGCAGATCCCTGGTGAGGCCGTGGACACCCGCCAGGTCGGGGCGGGCCGCCGTGCGGCGGGTCACCACGCCCAGGCGGTGCGTCAGCCGTTCCCTCGCCGTGACCGTGCCCCACTTCCAGTCCTTGTACGGGAGTTGGGCCAGGTGGTCCTCGGACTCCCTCAACGCCCGCTCCACCAGGGCGTCTCCCCTGATCAGCCAGCCCACGCACGCGTCCGTGAGGTCGCCCTCCGGCTCCGCACCCCTCGCCTCGCGCCACGTCGTACGGTAGGCCGCTTCCGCCCGGTCGAGCAGGTCGGCCGGGGGTGCGGTGACGCACCAGCACGTCGGGAAGCCGATGCGCAGGTACGCGAGTTCCGCCATGCCGTTGCCCAGCGAGGCCTGTTCGAAGTCGATGAATCTGACTCCGGCGGAGGTGTGCAGGTCGTTGCCCGGGCACGGGTCGCCGTGGAGCAGGGCGTCGCCCGGAGCCTCGGCCAGGCGGTCCAGGAGTGCTGCGAGTTCCCCCGACACCCCTGTAGGGCAAGGAACTTCCAGAGTGTCCGCGAGTGCCAGGAACGCCGTCACGTCCTCCTGCGCCGGGC
The sequence above is drawn from the Streptomyces sp. NBC_01465 genome and encodes:
- a CDS encoding alpha/beta fold hydrolase codes for the protein MKLRKPRSRRSRVFTGAVAAIAVLVGAGTWTAVASDGPAPVHREDRTMAVDGVSLDTSYFTEGGSGRRPAVLIGHGFGGSKDEVKGQAEKLARDGYAVLTWSARGFGKSTGKIGLNDPNGEVKDVSRLIDWLAKRPEVQLDKAGDPRVGVTGASYGGAISLLAAGYDGRVDAIAPQITYWNLADSLFPDGVFKKLWAGIFINSGGGCSHFEKQLCEMYQRVAVAGKPDAAATALLEARSPSAVGSRIKVPALIVQGQTDSLFPLGQADAATKAIKANGAPVAVDWIAGGHDGGDRETGRIDGRISNWFGRYLKGDKGVDTGPAFRVTRTGGISSTDGAAQLRGASSGSYPGLVSGDRTIALTGREQTVENPAGANPPAISAVPGVGALSQLSGLGVGLSLDFPGQYARFDSAPLKQNLRITGTPTVKVKVKSEGSDETVLFGKVYDVGPDGKQQVLPSQLVAPVRITGTAAGKSVELTLPAVDHQVDAGHRLRLVLASTDLGYASPAAPATYTIGLEGSGGLSVPTDPAVKTAAAPLPWWVWGLPALAALIAAGLLVTRRKSVPAPDPELAEVPLQITDLAKKYSKSSDRYAVRDLSFRVEKGQVLGLLGPNGAGKTTTLRMLMGLITPDGGDIRVFGHAIQPGSPVLSRVGAFVEGAGFLPHLTGRENLDLYWKATGRPTEDSHIEDALRIAGLGDALERAVRTYSQGMRQRLAIAQAMLGLPDLLILDEPTNGLDPPQIREMRDVMIRYAAEGRTVIVSSHLLAEVEQSCTHLVVMDRGRLIQAGPVAEITGSGDTLLVMAETEFTDVLAEKVAALPGIGSAVRTDGGLLVRLDGATPVALITELVRLDVPLTAVGPHRRLEDAFLTLIGGGAE
- a CDS encoding GNAT family N-acetyltransferase, whose amino-acid sequence is MPDHLEIRRASDPAELLAAQHLFDGPVRREWSERFLADPGHLMLLAYVEGAPAGFITGIEMLHPDKGSEMCLYELAVDEPYRRRGIASELVATLAAVARDRGCYDMWVPVDADNEVALALYRATGAGTEEAVAVLTWTWD
- a CDS encoding isochorismatase family protein — translated: MPMPSALVLIDLMPRIVALPLAPHTGEEVLARSLLLADAFRADGRPVVLVRVDRPNVAEQPPGSGFAEGLVRPGDIEIVKRTVGAFHGTDLDGELRRRGVDTLVLAGLVTTMGVESTARAASDHGYELEFVADAMSAFAADEHDFAVERIFPRFGEVRNASAYL
- a CDS encoding tetratricopeptide repeat protein, encoding MNSDWEQRIVDAYASIDSYEDNDFRAAIDKLVAELPEGSPIGIFERAAALDSTGHSDLAVPLYKEALEAGLPGIRRRRAVIQMASSLRNLGRSEESVTLLTAEADAGSDELDDAVRGFLALALTDVGREREAVSLALRALAPHLPRYQRSLGNYARILVEGEGE
- a CDS encoding GNAT family N-acetyltransferase; this translates as MTTNTPTLSVSPALTDEALNTLFTAAWPDHRPTAFAPLLARSLVWIAAHRGDRLVGYVNVVGDGGAHAFILDTTVHPEEGRRGLGVRLVRAAAAEARARGAEWLHVDYEPELEPFYAACGFRPTAAGLMNLRADASAP
- a CDS encoding aminoglycoside phosphotransferase family protein; the encoded protein is MRSPVPYGEGMQAELGQLKGARKLVSSPRSRVWRVELDAGPAVVKQFVEGPDAADRYAREVTALRLAARADPPVVPALLATDDEERLLVLEHVEHHLRPADGIVHYATALAALHATTGPEDRGALPKWKGPAQEDVTAFLALADTLEVPCPTGVSGELAALLDRLAEAPGDALLHGDPCPGNDLHTSAGVRFIDFEQASLGNGMAELAYLRIGFPTCWCVTAPPADLLDRAEAAYRTTWREARGAEPEGDLTDACVGWLIRGDALVERALRESEDHLAQLPYKDWKWGTVTARERLTHRLGVVTRRTAARPDLAGVHGLTRDLHDRVRERWPKLKPPPERPARRGSLAA